The following nucleotide sequence is from Mangifera indica cultivar Alphonso chromosome 1, CATAS_Mindica_2.1, whole genome shotgun sequence.
AATGCTTCATGATGAAACGATTTCTGCAATATCAACCATAGACTTCAAATGTAGACTGACCCTCTTAATTTCCAAATAAATCTTATCAGTATCTGGATGAGATATATCCCCTCCTAAGAAAAAATGCATTTTATTATCGATTTCCATCCAGCTATAAGCTTGTTGCTTCTTAACTTGTTGGTCTTTCATTAGGATCCTCACTCTAGTAACTTCTCTCCACATTCCAGCTGCCGCATATATGTTGGACAGCATAACATAAGGCCCTGAGTTATGAGGatccaaatccctaattttctTGGCTGCTAATTCTGCTAATTCCACATTCAGATACATGTTACAAGCAGCGAGAAGAGAGCTCCAGACCCCAATATCAGGTTTAAATGGCATAAATTTAATAACCTTACATGCCTTCTCCAACTGCCCAGCTCGACTCAATATATCAACCAAACAAGCATAGTGTTCAGACCTGGGGACGATTCCATAATCTTTTACcatcaattcaaacaaatctGTGCTCTCTTTCACCTTCCCTGCATGTCCACATGCAGACAACAAACTAAGAAAAGTAATCCAATCTGGTTCAAAGTCATTCATAGTCATCTGGCTGAAAAAATTAAGAGCTTTCTCATAGAGTCCGTGCTGTGCAAATGCTGCAATAATACTATTCCACGAAACAATATCTGGAGTGTGTATTTGTCTAAAAGCTGACTCAGACTCAAGGATACAACCACATTTGCTGTACATCATAATCAAAGCATTACATACAGACACATTTGTAACAAACCCATTTCTTATGACAACTACATGAGTTTGTCTCCCTTCTTTAAGAGATGCAAAAGCAGAACAGGCAGTGAATACTGAAACAAGGGTTGCCTGATCTGGTTGCAGGCCCATCCCAAGCATCTTTGAATATAAGCTCAATGCTTTCTCACCAGCACCATTTTGTGCATACCCTGCATATTGTAAAAGGAAACAGCTAAGCGTATCAAATATCAAAACCCTGGAGTAATACAAAAAGATTAGAATATCACAGAACAAGAGTTAGTTTCAAGATATTTGCAGTTAATATAACAAAAGGTGCAAACCATGCATGAGTAAAACTGAGCATACCGTTTATCATTGCGTTAAAAGACACAAGATCTTTATTCTGGATTCTTTCAAACAAAAGTCTAGCATTTTCCACCATCCCCTCCTTACAGTACCCCATAATCACAGCCGTAACCactataacatttttattgCTCTCTGGCATCCCTTCAAACAATTCTCTAGCTTCCTGAAACCTGCCATTCTCCACATATCCGCTAATCATCACATTCCAAGAAACAGAATTTTTACACTGCATTTGATCAAACAATTCCCTTGCCTTATCAACCTCCCCTATCTTCATATACCCATCAATCATTGCAGTGTAAGAAATAACATTCTTCCTAAGCATTTCTTCAAAGAGCCGACTAGCTTCCTCTATGCGACCATATTTTACAAAACCTGATATCATTGCATTATATGAGGCGGTATTTTTCTTGGGCATGGCTCGAAAGTAGTCAAGAGCCTCGTCAATCCTCTCATTCTCAATGCAGCCAGCGATCATGCTATTCCAGGAGACTATATTCTTCACTGGCAttatttgaaacaaatttttGGATTCTTGGAGAAGCCCATTCTGCCAGTGGGCAGTGATAATAGCATTCCATGAGACAACGTCTTTCGTTGTCATTTTATCGAACAGTTTGCGAGCGGCTTGTAAATTACCCACACGTGACAGCTCGCCGATTTTGACATTGCTTGCATATAACTCTTGGGATAAAAAGGGCTTCCTTAATATGGCGGCGGACTGATGGGCTGAGCCGATTTGAAGTGTAGAGGTAGAGGAGGGTAATAAAATGCGTTGGAGACATATTCGATGGAAGTAACACATAGACtgtatccaaaattaaattttataacaagAGAAGTGCACTAGAATTAGATAGCTCTGCTGCACCCGAATTCTTTTCCATACacatattcattaaatatatcaaacgTCCGCCCTCTTATATTAGCTTCTTTAATTCCCTTCTGTACTTCATATCTTTAAAATACTCTAGTTCAACATTGCGATAAACCAATATTTTCATAAGGGTTTTTACATGAGTGTCCTAAATATTATAGGTTTAAACAGAATTTTCCAATTATGTAAAAATGCCCCATTAACATGAAATGGCTGAAatgtctttatatataaacaaaataaattcatattccCACCCATATTTTTCCTGAATTCATTGTTCCAAAATTTGGAGAAAACCCAAGGCTTTCACAAGGCTTCGATGACAGCTCAAAACATCGGCTTTTCTTCGACATTTTTGTAGTTTTTCAGTGACTAAAATAGCAAACAAGGTGAGAACATCGTCTCCTTATCTTGGTTTTTTcatattctagggtttttcgatGACGAAAATAGCAAAGAAGATGTCATTTTCGAATTTTATgcccttttttttatattctagggtttttttatgtgtagttttcaaattttaggtatgtttgcaatttttctcttttttgggttttttgatgtgtaatttttaaatttcatatttatttttttatcattcttagGTTTTCTACgagtagttttcaaattttagattagtTTTTCGGTTTTTGTTATTCTAGAgtttttcgatatgtagttttctAATTTCaggtcttttttttaatttttatcattctagggtttttcaatgtgtagttttcgaatttcaggtttgtttttcagtttttatcatTCTTGGGTTTttcgacgtgtagttttcaaattttaaatttgtttttattttttcattcttgggtttttcaatatatagttttcaaattttagtctatttttaggttttttttcaTTCGAAGATTTTTTAGaagtgtagttttcaaatttgaagtcaatttttttaatttttgttattgtaaGATTCTTCGACGtataatttccaaattttaggcccattcttttatttttgtcattcttgaGTTTTTTGACATATATTTCTAGAATTTtaggtttgtttttttatttttgttattttagggtttttcaatgtatagttttcgaattttcaatatgtttttcatttttgccATTCTTGGATTTTTTTACGTgtattttttgaactttttatctgtttttcaatttttatcattctagaatttttcgacatgtagtttttgaatttctagtcaatttttttatttttatcattcctCAATTTTTCGACGTGCAGTTATTGAATTTTATAGGAGTttcccaaaaaagaaaacataaagtCTCTAGTGGTGAATTGAGAATTTTGGACGAGGCACAACACTTTTGGGCAAAGGTGACTTCGTGTGTACAATTAAATACAATGTCTAAGATTAAATCTACATTGACACAAACACAGTTGTGGTTGTTTGAAAGGATATGTTTTGGACTTTATTTTGAATACCAGATACAAGATTTAGCGAAGAGTTGGTACCCTCATTCACGTTACAACAATTGTATCAGGGTTTAGGGAGacatgagttttggtttaggattaatGGGATTAACGTGAGGTTCAGCCATTCGAGTTTGCACTTATGATCGAGCTACCATTCAGTTAGATCACTATTGTTTCATCATATTTCTGTGAGATTTTAGAGATATGATTCAGGAGATCTATTTTCAGGGATGTTAGAAGGTGCAATATCATGATTTGGAGCTAGTTTTCTCAACAAATCTATGAGGAGATGACAATATCAAGTTGTCAAAATGGCCTTATTGTATTGCCTTCATATGGTGTTATTAGGGAATGATAGACAAAAGAAGGTATCTACAAAGTATCTCCAGTTAGTCAATCACTTTGACAGTTTCAGTTAATACCTGTAGGATGTTTAGATATGGGATATGACATACGAGTCGATGTCCAAGGTGAGTGAAAGGATCTGCTCCAATCGTATGATAAATATccataaatatgatatatttggGTTCTCGCTCGTATTCCAAGGAAGTgtgtatttgttaattatatatgttaattgttaaataaaaaaattattaatgaaatttaaacaTTGATGTTTACATTACAGTTTTGGGTCACAAGATGATCGACACCCTATATAATTGGGTGGACTCGATTGTTATTGATACGCCAAAATGAATGTTCAAGTGGCATAAAAGAGATATTCCTGGATTGAGTCATATAGGAATTATATTCACTGATGATaaggtatgtaattgttaattgtgtaattgattgattaattgattaattcaaatatgtctaattatatatttgaatgagTTAAAATTAGCATATCTAATGCCTGGTGAAAGTTACTATAGTGTCTCATGCACATGTCAATTGGTCTATTAAGGTATCTGACTGGGACACCCTAATCACATGAAGAATTCTCTGATAGTAGTTCCTTCATTTACCACATAAGCTGATTGGAACTACTAATAAACCATCCGAAGATAGCCCTTACCTCgggtacatatgtgatgcatcttgCTAATCAcatgaggaatatctaaaagtcatATCCTTATCATACATACTTGAACTGTACTGGGTGGCTATATACCTTGGCATCGAgtgtatgatgcatctcatgggtatccaactCTATTATTCTCACAAATATCGTCACTTACACATATAGTTAGTGATTTTCTAGTTGTATGACACTAGCTttaaggttgctaacttttTTACTAGAATTTGACTTGATCTAAGTTCATGTCATTATCCACATAAACATGTACCCTATCTATATCTTTATCAAATTCTTTATCCTCTATTAACTCATTACTCTTCTTATATAACTTTCATCCTTTTATGCACATAGTCTAGGGGTATATTCATTTTTTGACTTTGTCTAAGGGTACATGATTGTGAGCTTCTCAACCTACACCCATGTGTCTCTTGAACCATAAACATAGGTATGTGACATTTAGCATACAATCGTGTATAAAGCAGATACACTTATAGAGTTAACTTGGACACACTCTCGTGTACTTGGATCCACGTGTCCTCTAACATACATCACCCATTTTTGGAAAGCTATACACGGgcgtgtgtctcataccacacgaCCGTACATTTCTCCTCTTTGAATAAGTGTGGGATCCTcgagttttcaaaattctagaaCGACATATAGGCATGTATGAGGCCATACACGATCATGTGTTATGATCTAGAAATCACACCCTAGGATTTTTACACCTTTTTTATTACGATCTCAGTGATACACACACAAACAGTACACAACAATAGTCTTTAAGCATCCTAGGcattatttttactatattttttaaccataacacagacacaaaatctcatcaaatctaaaaacaagatttttcaagccaaaacatatttattatacaattcaaaaACTAAGCATGCTTATAACTTGTTTTATTCATAATCACATCTAAATCACCCTAGATTAtgtatttaatagaaaaaggCATAGTAAAAATCGTGATCAAGCAAGGGAAGCCATTCCACTTATTTAGATTCCGCCAATAAAGTCTCCCTTGCACgacaattataattttggtgATCGGTGGTGACTCTTCAGGCAACCATAGACTCCTCTCTCACATTTTCTCACTTTTAAACAGCTAAGAAGCAAAATGAATGTAGAAAATTAGGATTGATcgcattttatttttatctctaggATACAATATACAAGCGTATACTGACCATACATGGTCTTATGTCTAGTTACACAACTAAGGTAACTTTATGTTTTATCGCGATAACAATCTGATCCACTTATTGACTTTTGCTGACTATACGCGATCATGTATACCTCCATACATAGGTGTGTACCCTTGAATTCACTAAtcatcatatttaaaaactaagaaaGACTTAAATGCCTTTGGGTGCTGCAATCCTCCTTCTAATATGAATTTCATCCTCGAAATTTACTTGAACAGATATAGGAATCTCTATTGCATATCATACTCAATCTCTCATGTAACCTTCTTAACTCGGTGATtcctttaaaaaacttttaccGAGGGAATCTACTTACGTTTGAGCTCCTTAACTCCCTTGTCTAGTATCCAAATCGGCCACTCTTCGTAAATCAGATTGCCCTCAAGCTTGACATCCTTAACACTGAGCACATGGATGGCATTACTGATACACTTGTGTAACAGCGATACATGgaacatgttataaatatgatcCATGCTTGTTGGTAGCACAAGCTGATGGGCAACCTTACGTAAGTGCTTTAATACCTCAAAGGGTCCTATAAATCTCAATGCTAACTTGTTTTTCTTACCCAATCTCATAACATGCCTATAAGGGGCTACTTTGACGAACACCTTATCACCTACCTAAAACTCAAGATCACGTCCCTCTAATTTGCATAACTTTTCTAACGGTCTTAAGCTTGTCTCATTCTCTCTTTGATTATTCTCACAACCTCAATCATTTCTGGGTTAGCTCATGTCCCAATGATTGAGCTAAGACATCTTTTTGTCTTATCTCATCCTAATGTAATGGTGATCTACATCTTTTGTCATATAGAGCCTCAAAATGAGCTATCTTAATGGTTGTCTGGtaattattattgtaaacaAACTCCATCAATGGCAACACATCTATCTAACTCATTTCTCTATCTAGACAATAAGCGTTCAACATGTCTTCGATCACCTAGTTGACTTTCTCAATCTATCCATCAGTTTGGGGATGATATGTTATGTTGAATGTCAATCTCATACCCAAGGACTTTTACGTACTCTACCAAAATGTTGAGACAAATTTGGTATCTTGATTTGATACTATCGTTTTAGGTATTTCATGAAGTCTAATAATCTCTTTCACATAGATTTGACCCAACTGATCTGTACTCGTGGTGTCTCTAACGACTATGAAATATACCGACTTGGTCAACTGATAAACTAtgacccataatgcattatagccacCTCTGACCCTCGACAATCTAGCCATGAAATCTATCGATATGTATTCCCACTTCCACTTAGGAATAGCAAAGGGCTACAAAAGTCCAGATGACTTCTGATGTTCAGTCTAAACTTGCTAACACACAAAACACTTAGCCACAAAGTTTGCAatgtctttctttattctttaccACCAAATCATCTTTCTTACATCCTAATACATTTTTACACTCCTAAGATGGGTCGTGTAGAGGAAATTGTGTTCCTCTGCTAAGATCTTATCTCTCAAACTTTGCTCTTAGAGAACACATATTCTTCCTCAAAATCTCATAATGTCTTCTACCATACTGAACTCAATCTTAACATTTCCAATCATCTTCTATCTAATTTGTAGAAATTTCTCATCTGAATTTTATACTACATAGATCTCATCCAAAAAGATCGACTAGATCTAGAAACTTGTCAATTACCCAGTAATAATCTTAATCTGCTCTTTCCAACTTTTGATGTAATTCATAGTGAACGATAATCTGTAATAGGAACACATTCCTACTAAAGGCATCTATAACTATATTGGTTTTACTGATGTGGTATTTAATCTCACAGTCATAGTTCTTCACCAACTCCAAACACCATCTTTATCTTATATTCAGTTCTTTtttagtgaagaaatatttgaggcttTTGTGATCCATATAGATGTTACTCTCCACCCCATATAGGTATTGTTGCCAAATCTTAAGTACAAACACCATTACTGCTAACTCAAGATCAGGAGTAGGATATCTGGTCTCATACTCTTTTAACTAACGGGAAACATGAGCTATCACCTTCCCTTTTTGCATCAGTACTATTCCTAAACCCTGATGTGAGGCatttgtgtataaatcataGTCCTTGCCCTCATCTACCAAGGTAAATATAGGAGCTAAGGTCaatctctttttcaatttttggaaaCTATGTTCACAATCCTCTAACCATCTGAAAGGAATCTCTATGTGTGTTAACTCTGTGAGGGGTCGAGTTAACTTGGCAAATTCTTTAACAAAGCGTTTGTAGTAGCTTGCCAATCCTATGAAACTTCTTACCTTCTCAATTGTCTTCGGCCTTTACTACTCTAATTTTGCCTTGAGTTTTTTAGGGTTCATTGATATGTCATCTGTTGAAACCATATGACCTAAAAATGCCActttatctagccaaaattcatatttaaagaACTTTGCAAACAATTGCCTCTCTCTCAGTCTCTAaaacacaaatctcaagtgcTACTCATACTCCTTTTAAGTTCTGAAGTAGACCAAGATGTCTTTGATGAACACCACCAAGACCTTATCCAAATAATCCTAGAACACCTTGTTCATGAAGGCCATAAATACTATCGAGGTATTGGTTAATGTGATACTCTACTACTCTGACTTGGTAATACCCTGACCTCATATCCATTTTAGAAAACACTGAAACATTCTTAAGCTgatcaaattaatcatcaatTCTCAGGATTGGGTACTTATTCTTCACTGTAGCTTTATTCAACTCCTTATAGTTAATGCACATCTTCATCGATCTATCTTTTTTCCTTACAAAGAAGATTGGTGTACCTCATGATAAGTGATTCGGTCTGATGAAGCCACAATCTAGTAACTTGTATAATGGTTTCTTCAGTTTCTACAATTTGATTAGGGTCATTCTATAGGAAGCTTTAGAAATTGGTGTTGTTCTTGGGGCTAACTCAATGTTAAACTCTATCTCCCTTTCTGATGCTAACCTTGGAAGGCTATCAAAGAATACATCTAAAAACCCTTGCACCAATAAAGTATCTTTTATATCTAAAACTATGTCTGTTGATTTCTGAACCACGTGCACCAAATATGTCATACATTTTTTACTTAGCATCTTATTAGCCTTAATGCTGTTAATCATCATGCTAAGTATTCAACCCTCCCCAAATGTGAACTAGTCACCATCATCCATATTGAAtctaactttctttttcttgaagTCTTTTTATAACTTTGTATTAGCTAAGGAAATCCATGCCTAATATCACATCAAAGTTTAACGTGTCTATGATTATTAGGTTTACAGCCATTGCATGGTTTCTCTAGAAGATTATCTCCTTTAGTAACATTAGACTACTATGAGCCTGATCTCTATCCGGCATCTCTATTTTGATCTAGGGAATAACTGAAAGCTTTAGTCCTAATCTCTCAACTATGTCTTTAACAAGAAAACAATGCATGTCATCGAAGTCAATTAAAGCAAATAAAGGACAAGTATGAAATAGTAACTGACCCGTCACAGCTATAGA
It contains:
- the LOC123214621 gene encoding pentatricopeptide repeat-containing protein At4g02750-like — its product is MCYFHRICLQRILLPSSTSTLQIGSAHQSAAILRKPFLSQELYASNVKIGELSRVGNLQAARKLFDKMTTKDVVSWNAIITAHWQNGLLQESKNLFQIMPVKNIVSWNSMIAGCIENERIDEALDYFRAMPKKNTASYNAMISGFVKYGRIEEASRLFEEMLRKNVISYTAMIDGYMKIGEVDKARELFDQMQCKNSVSWNVMISGYVENGRFQEARELFEGMPESNKNVIVVTAVIMGYCKEGMVENARLLFERIQNKDLVSFNAMINGYAQNGAGEKALSLYSKMLGMGLQPDQATLVSVFTACSAFASLKEGRQTHVVVIRNGFVTNVSVCNALIMMYSKCGCILESESAFRQIHTPDIVSWNSIIAAFAQHGLYEKALNFFSQMTMNDFEPDWITFLSLLSACGHAGKVKESTDLFELMVKDYGIVPRSEHYACLVDILSRAGQLEKACKVIKFMPFKPDIGVWSSLLAACNMYLNVELAELAAKKIRDLDPHNSGPYVMLSNIYAAAGMWREVTRVRILMKDQQVKKQQAYSWMEIDNKMHFFLGGDISHPDTDKIYLEIKRVSLHLKSMVDIAEIVSS